GGCTGAGAATTGATGACGAAGCTCACCTCGGTGAGTGAAGTGGTTGATGCCATGCTTCCAGGAAAAACTTCTAAGCTTCAGGCAATAGTGAACCGTACTCTAAACCGACACAGGTGGTCAGGTAGAGAATACCAAGGCGCTTGAGAGAACTCTGGTGAAGGAACTAGGCAAAATGGTACCGTAACTTCGGGAGAAGGTACGCCGGTTTTGGTGATGGGACTTGCTCCCTAAGCTGAGGCCGGTCGAAGTGACCAGGTGGCTGCGACTGTTTATTAAAAACATAGCACTGTGCAAACTCGTAAGAGGACGTATACGGTGTGACGCCTGCCCGGTGCCGGAAGGTTAATTGATGGGGTTAGCTTCGGCGAAGCTCTTGATCGAAGCCCCGGTAAACGGCGGCCGTAACTATAACGGTCCTAAGGTAGCGAAATTCCTTGTCGGGTAAGTTCCGACCTGCACGAATGGCGTAACGATGGCCACGCTGTCTCCACCAGAGACTCAGTGAAATTGAAATCGCTGTTAAGATGCAGTGTACCCGCGGCTAGACGGAAAGACCCCGTGAACCTTTACTACAGCTTTGCACTGAACTTTGAGCCTATTTGTGTAGGATAGGTGGGAGGCTTTGAAGCATTAACGCTAGTTATTGTGGAGCCGTCCTTGAAATACCACCCTGGTATGTTTGAGGTTCTAACTCTGGTCCGTTACCCGGATCGAGGACAGTGTATGGTGGGTAGTTTGACTGGGGCGGTCTCCTCCCAAAGAGTAACGGAGGAGTACGAAGGTGCACTCAGCATGGTCGGAAATCATGCAATGAGCATAATGGTATAAGTGCGCTTGACTGCGAGACAGACATGTCGAGCAGGTACGAAAGTAGGTCATAGTGATCCGGTGGTTCTGTATGGAAGGGCCATCGCTCAACGGATAAAAGGTACTCCGGGGATAACAGGCTGATACCGCCCAAGAGTTCACATCGACGGCGGTGTTTGGCACCTCGATGTCGGCTCATCACATCCTGGGGCTGAAGCCGGTCCCAAGGGTATGGCTGTTCGCCATTTAAAGTGGTACGCGAGCTGGGTTTAGAACGTCGTGAGACAGTTCGGTCCCTATCTGCCGTGGGCGTTGGAGATTTGAGAAGAGTTGCTCCTAGTACGAGAGGACCGGAGTGAACGAACCTCTGGTGTTCCGGTTGTCACGCCAGTGGCATTGCCGGGTAGCTATGTTCGGACGGGATAACCGCTGAAAGCATCTAAGCGGGAAGCCTCCTTCAAGATAAGATCTCCCTGGGAACTTGATTCCCCTAAAGGGCCGTGGAAGACTACCACGTTGATAGGCTGGGTGTGGAAGCGTTGTGAGGCGTTGAGCTAACCAGTACTAATTGCCCGTGCGGCTTGACCATACAACAGAGATGGTTACTAACGACTAGCGCAAGCTAGCGGATTGTGAGTTAGAGACACACAATTGATCGACTTGCGGTGTATTACTACAGATTGTTTTACCGACTTATTTGGGGTTATCGCCGGTCATATGACCGAGGCAAACAGCGATAACACGGCAGGCCAAGCAAAATTGCTTATAAGACCAACGCCAACCCAAGCCAGTTTGCCTGACGACCATAGAGTTGTGGAACCACCTGATCCCTTGCCGAACTCAGAAGTGAAACGCAACATCGCCGATGGTAGTGTGGGGTTTCCCCATGTGAGAGTAGGTCATCGTCAGGCTTCTAATCCGAAAGGGCCACCCAGTTGGGTGGCCCTTTTTTTATGCGTGAAAAAATATTTAATAAAATAAAAAATAAAAAATATCGGTTAAATAAATTAATAATAAAAACAGAAAAGCTAGAGAGATTAGAATTGGATCCTGGGTTGGAATTTATCGCCAGAAAAAATAGCCAAAAATCTGGCTGGAAAATCCAATAAGAAAAATACACGCTCAGAAAAATCCAAGAAAACCTCTGGCGCTTTTAATAAAGGCTTTTTCCCACACACCTTTACCACGAAAATAAATAACAGCTGCTATTTATTAATATCTGTCCTCCCACCACTGAGTTTATCTGAATAGTTTTACCGCACTACTCGTAGGATTCTCAAAATAAATACTTCGAATAACAAGAAAACCTCTACCGCAAAAAAAAGAAATTCCACTGAAAAAAATACTGAAAAAATACCGATAAGGCATCGGTGATTTTTTGTGCGCTTGGCCGATGTCACACAACTGTAAGGCCGGGAGCGGATATACCAGAGTTATGCACAAGTCTATCCAAGCATTCTGTTAATAACGGCAGACTTGTGGAAATCCCCCAGAATCGGTGGTGTTTTTTTACACGGTAAAACGGTCCCCACGGGAAATGGGGCCTGGCAGTGGATTATGCACAGGTCTATCCATGGATTCTGTTAGTAACCTTTTTAATGAAAAAAGGTTCTAGAGTTTGTTTTCTTTTAGTAGTTGAATTAACGCCTATTCTTAGTGCTCCATAATTGCGTAATTTTGAGGCCCTGCATGAAAGTAGTGCTCGCCTGCTTGTTGGCAACCCTATTTACAACTATTGGGGCGCCTAATGCCAGCACACTGGTCGTGGGAAATAAATATGAAGGAACAGTCAGTTTTATAGATCTAGAGAATGGCCAAGAAATCAAACGGTCAGAAACAGGGGGAGCTCCCCATGAGATGATTCTTTCCCCCGACAAAAGCAAGGCGGTGGTGGTTTCCTATTTAGAGGATGGCTATGTCGGTGAGGAATTAAATGTATTTGATGTTGCAACGGGCAGACGTGTTAGCGTCATAAAAATTAGCCCGCACATGGGTCCCCATGGCATTGCCTGGCTAAGCGATAGTAACAATGTGATTGTCACAACCGAAGAAACCAATGATGTTATTAAAGTTGATGTTTCATCGGGAAAAGTAATTGGGTCCGTTTCAACGGATCAGATAGGTAGCCACTTGTTGGCACTGTCTCCAGATAGTAAAACCGCTTATGTGACCAGTCGCGGCTCTGATACTTTTAGCGTTATTGATACAGAGTCAATGAACCTGAAAACCACACTACCCGCGGGTGAGGGACCAGAGGCGGTTTGGGTCAGCCCTGATGGTAAAGAGTTATGGATAGGAAATAATCAGTCGGAAAATATTTTTATTTACGACACAGATACTCTCAAGAAGAAGGAGACCTTGGACGTGGGTTATTTACCTATTCGGATACGCTTTAACCCGGATGGGAAGTTAGTCGCTGTAGCTGACCTTCAGGGGCATAGAATACTGATCTATGATGCAGCAACACGTAAAGAGATCAAGGAAATTGACGTAGGTGCTGTAGGTGCCCGTGAGCCCGCCTCCCTACTATTTTCCCCTGATGGTAAATTCTTATTTGCGGGGTCTCAAAGGGATGGAAAGGTAGTAGAGATAGATACTGAGAATTGGTCTGTTGGGCGAGTATTCAGGGCTGGTCAGGGAGCGGATGGTTTGGAGTGGAGCCCGGTAAAGACCAAGCTGGAATAAGGTCACTGACGAAGTTGCGTGGTTTGTTTTGTAACTGTTGTCTTTGAGCTCTCTCCTAAAGTGTTATCTCTTGAAAATAAATAACTGATTGCAGAAAGTGTTTCCTAAAGGGCTACAGTATAGAGTTTGAGATCTTGGACTTTGCCATCAATAGTATAATAGTTTGCAACTGTATCAGTATGAACCCCGCCAACCCGTTTAGCTATGGCGATGCTAGCTTTATTTTCAGACAGGCACTGAATACTCAGCTGCTGAATACCCTGACTCTTTTTTAGATGTGCACATATTTTTTCTACTACTTTCGTCATAACTCCTCGGCCCTGGCAGTGGGTGGAGAGCCAGTAGCCAATTTCGGCGCATCGCTCACGAGGGTTTACTGCTTTGATACCAAAAATACCTGAAACCTTTTCTTCAACAATAATCTTGTACCAGGCGGCTCCAGTATTTTTACTGTAAATGCGCTGGTAAAGATATTCCCTGGTGCAGGTGAGATCCTTGATGGACTCTACCCAATAGAGATATTTCGCCAATAGGCAACGATTCTGTTCAATAAGTAAATGAATTTCCTGTGCATCCGCAATTGCGAGGGGTTGGAGGAGAATATTTTCTGTTACAGATATTTGCATATATATCAACCATATAAACTAAGTTGAATTTACCTATTCTACAGGCGGATAGGTAACCTCACCCAGGCCCTACGGCCAGCCGTGGTGGCAAAGGGAACGTGTACTATATCCACTAAGTGCGAGTTAAAACAATTTCCGTTGCGGCCCTGGAATCAATTGAGTACTCGATAATTTACAGGCTGTTAATCGCCAAAAATCCAGTGGCGACACTGCACATTATGTTTCCAGCATAAAAGTAACCGGGCCATCATTTGTAAGGGAAACCTGCATGTCTGCTGCAAAAATACCACAGGCTACAGGAGCGAACTGGGATTGTGCTTGTTCGATAAAGTAATCGTATAGCGCCTCAGCCTGTTGGGGGTTAGCACCGCGACTGAAGCTGGGGCGCAGGCCGCGGCCGGTCTCGGCTACCAGGGTAAACTGGCTGACTATCAGCAACCCACCTCCGGCCTGTTGTACATTCAGGTTCATACGTCCTTTGTCATCGGAAAAAACCCGGTAATTCAATACCTTATACAATAGTTTGTCTGCACTCTCGCGGTCGTCTTTGGCCTCCACACCCAGCAGTAGTAGCAGTCCATTATCAATGGCCCCAACCGACTGTCCGGCCACATCTACACGGGCGTGGCTGACCCGCTGGATCAATCCTTTCATCTCAGACCTCTCTGTCTCTCTGGAACCTTGTGAATAAATCGCCTAGATTAGCGGACTGATTCACGCAGAGAAACCGGGAATAGCGGTATGAAGAAACAGCTTATGGCTCTGCTGGCCGGAACCCTTGCTACAGCCAGTGTGCAGGCGGCCGACAGTTATCCAAAAAATAAAGTCGTCGAACATGTGGATGAATACTTCGGTATTGAGGTGGCAGACCCCTACCGTTGGTTGGAGGATACATCGAGCAAAGAGGTTAAAGAGTGGGTTGAGGCCCAGAACGGGTTTGCCCTGCCACGCCTGAAAGCACTACCGGGCTGGCAGAAAATTAATGACCGCCTCACAGAGTTGTGGCGCTATGAGCGCTACGGTGTGCCCTATAAGAAGGGCGATAGCTATTACTACGACTACAACAACGGTGACTGGGACCAAAATATTTTCTATCGCACCGGGAATCTTGCCCAGGAGGGCAAGCCAATGCTGGATCCGCGCAGCCTGAGCGAGGATGGAACCATCGCCGCCAAGCGCCTCCAGGTCAGCCCGAAGGGCCGCTATCTGGCCTATGGCATATCTGATGGTGGAACTGATTGGACCGACTATCGCATTCGTGACCTGAAAACGGGTGCGGACCTGAAAGAGCAGCTGACTGGTATCAAGTTCAGTGGAGCCAGCTGGGCGCCCGATGAGTCCGGTTTCTACTACAGCCGCTATCCGTTCAACAAAGATGGCAGTGCGGACGACAGCAAGCAGGTAGCGATCTATTTCCATCGACTGGGTGATGCCCAGGAGAGCGACCAACTGGTATATCGCATTACCGACCACCCGACTCGCAACCCTGGGGCTGAGGTGAGTAATGATGGTAACTACCTCCTGTTTGGTATTTTCGATGGCTATGATTCCAACGGCTTCTACTATCGCGATCTGCGCGATGACAGCGGTAAAGTGGTCAAGCTGTTGGATGACTGGGATGGTCTCTACCAGTATCTCGGTAATAAGGGGAGTACCTTCTTCTTCAAAACCAGTGCCGGGGCGCCACTGGGCCGGGTTATTGCTATCGACCTGGAGAAGCCCAATCGGAAATACTGGCGCGATCTGGTGCCGGAGACCGGTAGCGCCCTGCAGAGCGCCAGTTATATTGGCAACCGCTTCGTGCTGCACTATCTGGAGGATGCCAAATCGCGGGTATTGGTGACCGATACCAATGGAAAGAAGCAGTATGAGTTGAAGCTGCCGGGTGTGGGCTCGGTGAAAGGTTTTTATGGCGAACCGGATGGAGTGGAAACTTTCTACTCGTTTTCCAATTTCATTACTCCACCAAGTGTCTATCACCTGAACGTGAAGACCGGCGAAACCAAGTTGTTCAAGCAGCCGAAATATGCCGCAGACTTTTCCGAACTGACAGTGAGCCAGCACTTCTATAAGAGCAAGGACGGCACTCGCGTGCCCCTGTTCCTGGTGCACAAGAAAGACATGAAGCGCGATGGCTCTAACCCCACACTGCTATATGGCTACGGTGGTTTTAATTCTGCCCAGCTACCGCGCTTCTATAACCGCTTCGTGGGATGGTTGGACATGGGTGGCACCCTGGCTCTGGCCAACTTACGTGGTGGCAGCGAGTACGGCAATGCTTGGCACCGCGCGGGCACTAAAACCGAAAAGCAGAATGTTTTCGATGATTTTATCGCTGCGGCAGAGTGGCTGATTGAGGAGAAGATAACCTCTCCAGAAAAACTGGGTATCAGTGGGCGCTCGAATGGCGGCCTGCTCGCGGGAGCTACCCTGGTGCAGCGCCCGGACCTGTTTGCTGCGGCTTTACCTGTGGTGGGCGTATTGGATATGTTGCGATATCACACTGCTTCCGCCAATGCGCGCCAGTGGTCGAGTGATTACGGCTTGAGTGAAAATCGTGAGGAGTTTGCGGCGCTGCACGCCTATTCACCGGTGCACAATACTCGTGAGGGAACTTGTTACCCTGCAACCCTGATCACTACCGCCGACCGCGATGACCGGGTGGTGCCGTGGCACAGCTACAAGTTTGCCGCTGCACTTCAAAGAGATCAGGGCTGCGATAAGCCCGTATGGCTCGCTGTGGAGACTCGGGCCGGGCATGGTGCGGGCAAGCCGGTGTGGATGCAGGTGGAAGACTTCGCCAATCAATGGAGCTTCCTGGCCTATCAGCTGGGTATGAAAATCGAGTAGCCTGTCTAAGTAACCCAAAGTAAGTATCGGGGTCACTTTTTATCGTGACTCTCGGTAATTTACTGACTGGCGGGTTTAAATTTGGGGGCTGTGTCATTAATGGATTTTGGTGTACAGCCCGCTCTGCCGGGACAGCGGTTCTATCTGCTGGTTTGCCCTTCCGGTGGGTAGTGGTTCCGGCGAAGAGTATCACTGGGGACAAATAACGATAAATAATCATCCGGTGGAATTATGAAACATGCATTTGTAACCGGGGGAAGCGGTTTCCTCGGTGCTAATCTGGTGGAGCAACTGATAAAGGATGGCTGGCGGGTTACCGCGATGCATCGGCAAACGTCAAAAACTGAAATGCTGCGTTCTATGGGTGCCGAACTGGTTGAGGCTTCTCTGGACGATCCCGATTCCCTACATGCGGCCATCCCGCAAAATGTTGATGCTGTTTTCCATATGGCCGCCAATACTAATATGTGGCGTGGTGGCAATGCCCAACAGTGGAAGGATAATGTCGAGGGTGCAGCGAATATAGCGCGTGTGGCCAGGGAGAAACACGTTGGCCGGATGGTGGTTACCAGCTCAATTTCAGCTTACGGCTATCACCAGGACAGGATTACCGAAGAGAGCGAAAAGCTGGCTGACGACCCGCGCCACCATTACCTATATACCAAAAAGCGCGAGGAAATCGCGGTGCGCAATGAGATTGAGCAGGGGCTTAATGCGGTGTTTCTCAATCCCTGCGCGATTGTGGGCAAATATGATACGTCCAGCTGGGCACAGACCTTTTTTCTGATCGATAAAAACCAGCTACCTGGGATACCTCCGGGGTGGGGTTCTTTCTGTCACGCCGGCGCAGTGGCGCGAGCGCATATTACTGCGGTTGAAAAGGGTCGCTGTGGTGAGAATTATATTCTCGCCGGCACCGATGCCAGCTTCCTGGAATTTTTTGGAAAAATCTCCGAGCTACTACACAAGCCTGTACCCAAGCGCACCACTCCTGCCTTCGTAATTCAATCTATCGCCTGGTTCTCCGATCTTTGGTCTCGGGTAAGCGGAAATGAGCCGATAATTACGCCAGAAAAAGCTACTCTGGTTACTCGTCGTGTCGTAGCCAGTAGTGCCAAGGCGGAGCGTGAATTAGGTTATCAATCACAGGTGGCACTGGATACCATGTTGTGCGAGTGTCGCGACTGGTTAGTACAGCAAAATTTATTGGAGTCAAAGTGAATCGCAGTAATATCATTTTTATTCTGGTCGCCTTGTTACTGGTTCTACAGTTAATCCAGCACTATTTCTTTTCTGGGGCGCAATAGCGCCCCGTCGGCAACTACACACAAGTATGTAGGCTCAAGACGGTCCAGAGTTTTGGGAGGGAGTTATATTTGCTGAAATTTTTTTTAGGAGTCAATAATGGAGGAGCAGCGCTGCAGCTGGTGCCTGTCAACGCCGTTGTACCAGCAATACCACGATGAGGAATGGGGACGCCCGGTTACAGACGATAAAATTTTATTTGAATTCCTGTTATTGGAGGGTGCCCAGGCAGGCCTTTCCTGGATAACGGTACTGAATAAACGGAAAAATTATCGCCGCCTTTTCGATAATTTTGATGTAGAAAAAATTGCGCGCTATACCCCTAAAAGAGTGGAAAAATTACTGCAAGACCCCGGGATTATACGCAATCGTTTGAAAGTGGAATCTGCAGTTAAAAATGCCCGCGCCACCCTGACATTGCGGGAAAAGGGGCAATCCCTATCGGAGTTTCTCTGGCGGTTTACCGATGGGCGTGTCATCGTCAATCGCCCCGCTTCTCTCAAGCAGGTGCCCGCAAGTACACCGGAGTCTGATGCAATGAGCAAGGCGCTAAAAAAAGCCGGCTTCAGCTTCGTAGGCTCTACCATTATGTATGCCCACATGCAGGCAACGGGGATGGTGAACGATCACCTGCACTCCTGCCCGGCATATCAACGCTGCGTGAATGAGGCTGAAGTCGCAGGGTTGTTGTAGATGAGTAAATTGGGAGGACGGACATTGTCGCACTGGGAAGGCATCTGTGAACCTGGATAACCTGGCTACAGACTACTGGCCTTTGTTGATTACCGGTCTCCTGCGGTTCGGGGCTGCGTTATTGGTGACAGCTTTGACCCTTGGTGCGGCACATTTGGCGCGCCGGGTTGTAGAGCGTCTGCCTAGCCGGCTCGATGCTACCCTGGTCCCAGTACTGCGCAATATCGCCACCTGGGCCATTTATATTGTTGGGGCATTGGTGGTACTGGATGTCTTTGGCATCAATACCACCAGCCTGATTGCCCTGCTCGGTGCAACCGGTCTGGCAGTGGGGCTAGCACTCAAGGATACCCTGCAGAATATTGCCGCGGGTTTTATCCTGCTGGGACTGCGCCCATTTCACCTGGGCGATGCAATTCAATTTGGCCAGACGCTGGGGACTGTGCGGGAGGTGGGGCTCTTCACCACCGAACTGGATACTCCCGATGGTCTACGTATCAGTGTGCCCAATAGTGTGATTTGGGGGCAGGCGCTCACTAACTTCAGTCACAATAAAACCCGGCGCATTGAAATAGTGGCGAGCATTGCTTACGGAGATGATATAGAGGCGGGCCTGGGCGTGTTGCGCAGGCTGGTGGCGGAGGAGCCACGTATCCTGTCTGAACCGGAGCCCAGTTATACGGTTCGAGCACTGACCGATAGTGCAGTGAATCTGCAGCTGCGTGCCTGGAGCGAGACCGACCAGTACTGGGAAGTTTACTGGAACCTGATGGAGCGCCTGAAACCGGCTCTGGAAGAGGCTGGGCTAACTATCCCCTTTCCTCAGCGCGAACTGCATATACTGGAAAAAGACGTGGATAAGAGCGCCATTAGTTCCGGTAGTGCAAGGGGTGGGGTGACACAGGACCCAGACAGCCCGGCTAATTGAGACCAGATTCTCCTCTCTAACACGGCTCAACGCACAGATATGGCATTTGAAGGTGCTTCAATCGACACCTGGTTGATTTCGTGTCAAAGTTAGCGGCGTTTTTTTGTACAACTTTTGACCGAGATAGGAAAATGCCGATTAAGCTGAACAACCCTTTGATTCCCAGCCTGCTGGCTGTCGCTATCCTCGCGGGCTGTCAGGGCGATAAGAACGCTCAGGCAGGAGCGAATGCCGACAAAGTGCAGAGTGCCGTTGCCGAAGCCCCTGTAACCGTTGATGCAGTGGCTGAGACCAAGCGCCTGACCGAGTGGCTGGATGCGCGCTACGAAGAGCAGCTGCGGTTCAGTCCCATGCAGCTCTCCTATCTTGGCCGCAAAGAGCAGTACGACCAGATAGACGATATGAGCGAAGCTGCTGCAGCACGCCAGTTGGCCTGGAAGGGAAAGGCTGTCGCCGAGCTGAAAAAGAATTTTGACTACGACAAGCTGAGCCAGGAAGGTAAAACATCCTACGATATCTGGATCTACCAGTATGAGCAGGCCAAGGCTGCCGAGCCTTTTAAGCGTCACGGCTATATCTTTGAACAGATGGGCGGGGTGCAGTCTCAGCTGCCAAACTTCCTGCTGAATTTCCACAAAGTGGACAATATCGAAGATATGCAGGCCTATATCGCCCGTATTGGTGGTATTTCCCGTGCTATCAACCAGTTACGTGAGCGCGCCGTGCAGTCCTCTAAAGAGGGTGTCCGTCCGCCACGTTTTGCCTACGAGGGGGCTATTGAGCAGTCCAGCAAGCTGGTTGCCGGTGCTCCCTTTGGCGATGGGGACGACGCGCCCTTATGGGCCGGTGCTAAAGGCAAAATTGCTGAGCTTCTGGAAGCCGGAAAGATTGATCAAAAGCAGGCTGACAAGCTGACGGCCGATGCCCGCAAGGCACTTGAAAGCGAATTCCTGCCAGCTTATGAGACCCTGATTGCTTGGTTGAAAGAAGACATGCAAAAGGCCTCTGCGGAACCCCAGGGTGCCAGCACTCTGCCAAACGGCATGGCCTACTACAACCAGCGCCTAGCCAGCACTACCACCACCAGCCTGACTGCCGATGAGATTCACAATATCGGCCTTAAGGAAGTAGCGCGCATTCGTGCCGAAATGGAAACGATCAAGAAGCAGGTGGGCTATGAAGGCAATCTGCAGGATTTCTTCAAATTTATCCGTGAAGATGGCCAGTTCTATTACCCGAATACCGATGAGGGCCGCCAGGGTTACCTGGATGACTCTACTGCCTTCCTCGACAATATCTCCAAAAAACTGCCCGAATACTTTGGCCTGCTACCCAAGGCTGAGTTAATCGTGAAGCGTGTGGAGTCCTTCCGCGAGCAGGACGGTGGTGCTCAGCACTATTATCCCGGTACTCCGGACGGTTCCCGCCCGGGTATCTACTACGCGCACCTGTCCGACATGAGTGCTTATTCCACCACTGATATGGAAACTGTGGCCTATCACGAGGGCAATCCCGGCCACCATATGCAGATCTCCATCGCGCAGGAGCTTGAGGGCATTCCTCAGTTCCGCACCCAGGCGCATTTCACCGTATATGCCGAGGGCTGGGCGCTGTACTCTGAAAAACTGGCCATG
This DNA window, taken from Microbulbifer sp. GL-2, encodes the following:
- a CDS encoding DUF885 family protein, yielding MPIKLNNPLIPSLLAVAILAGCQGDKNAQAGANADKVQSAVAEAPVTVDAVAETKRLTEWLDARYEEQLRFSPMQLSYLGRKEQYDQIDDMSEAAAARQLAWKGKAVAELKKNFDYDKLSQEGKTSYDIWIYQYEQAKAAEPFKRHGYIFEQMGGVQSQLPNFLLNFHKVDNIEDMQAYIARIGGISRAINQLRERAVQSSKEGVRPPRFAYEGAIEQSSKLVAGAPFGDGDDAPLWAGAKGKIAELLEAGKIDQKQADKLTADARKALESEFLPAYETLIAWLKEDMQKASAEPQGASTLPNGMAYYNQRLASTTTTSLTADEIHNIGLKEVARIRAEMETIKKQVGYEGNLQDFFKFIREDGQFYYPNTDEGRQGYLDDSTAFLDNISKKLPEYFGLLPKAELIVKRVESFREQDGGAQHYYPGTPDGSRPGIYYAHLSDMSAYSTTDMETVAYHEGNPGHHMQISIAQELEGIPQFRTQAHFTVYAEGWALYSEKLAMEMGAFEDPYNLFGHLTAEMWRAIRLVVDTGMHAKGWTEEQAVEYFLENSAIPETAVRSEVRRYLVWPGQATAYKIGMLKIQELRKQAEEQLGDRFDIRGFHDTVLGGGALPVPVLESRVASWVESVKRA
- the dtd gene encoding D-aminoacyl-tRNA deacylase yields the protein MKGLIQRVSHARVDVAGQSVGAIDNGLLLLLGVEAKDDRESADKLLYKVLNYRVFSDDKGRMNLNVQQAGGGLLIVSQFTLVAETGRGLRPSFSRGANPQQAEALYDYFIEQAQSQFAPVACGIFAADMQVSLTNDGPVTFMLET
- a CDS encoding DNA-3-methyladenine glycosylase I, which produces MEEQRCSWCLSTPLYQQYHDEEWGRPVTDDKILFEFLLLEGAQAGLSWITVLNKRKNYRRLFDNFDVEKIARYTPKRVEKLLQDPGIIRNRLKVESAVKNARATLTLREKGQSLSEFLWRFTDGRVIVNRPASLKQVPASTPESDAMSKALKKAGFSFVGSTIMYAHMQATGMVNDHLHSCPAYQRCVNEAEVAGLL
- a CDS encoding prolyl oligopeptidase family protein — encoded protein: MKKQLMALLAGTLATASVQAADSYPKNKVVEHVDEYFGIEVADPYRWLEDTSSKEVKEWVEAQNGFALPRLKALPGWQKINDRLTELWRYERYGVPYKKGDSYYYDYNNGDWDQNIFYRTGNLAQEGKPMLDPRSLSEDGTIAAKRLQVSPKGRYLAYGISDGGTDWTDYRIRDLKTGADLKEQLTGIKFSGASWAPDESGFYYSRYPFNKDGSADDSKQVAIYFHRLGDAQESDQLVYRITDHPTRNPGAEVSNDGNYLLFGIFDGYDSNGFYYRDLRDDSGKVVKLLDDWDGLYQYLGNKGSTFFFKTSAGAPLGRVIAIDLEKPNRKYWRDLVPETGSALQSASYIGNRFVLHYLEDAKSRVLVTDTNGKKQYELKLPGVGSVKGFYGEPDGVETFYSFSNFITPPSVYHLNVKTGETKLFKQPKYAADFSELTVSQHFYKSKDGTRVPLFLVHKKDMKRDGSNPTLLYGYGGFNSAQLPRFYNRFVGWLDMGGTLALANLRGGSEYGNAWHRAGTKTEKQNVFDDFIAAAEWLIEEKITSPEKLGISGRSNGGLLAGATLVQRPDLFAAALPVVGVLDMLRYHTASANARQWSSDYGLSENREEFAALHAYSPVHNTREGTCYPATLITTADRDDRVVPWHSYKFAAALQRDQGCDKPVWLAVETRAGHGAGKPVWMQVEDFANQWSFLAYQLGMKIE
- a CDS encoding mechanosensitive ion channel family protein, which gives rise to MNLDNLATDYWPLLITGLLRFGAALLVTALTLGAAHLARRVVERLPSRLDATLVPVLRNIATWAIYIVGALVVLDVFGINTTSLIALLGATGLAVGLALKDTLQNIAAGFILLGLRPFHLGDAIQFGQTLGTVREVGLFTTELDTPDGLRISVPNSVIWGQALTNFSHNKTRRIEIVASIAYGDDIEAGLGVLRRLVAEEPRILSEPEPSYTVRALTDSAVNLQLRAWSETDQYWEVYWNLMERLKPALEEAGLTIPFPQRELHILEKDVDKSAISSGSARGGVTQDPDSPAN
- a CDS encoding GNAT family N-acetyltransferase, which produces MQISVTENILLQPLAIADAQEIHLLIEQNRCLLAKYLYWVESIKDLTCTREYLYQRIYSKNTGAAWYKIIVEEKVSGIFGIKAVNPRERCAEIGYWLSTHCQGRGVMTKVVEKICAHLKKSQGIQQLSIQCLSENKASIAIAKRVGGVHTDTVANYYTIDGKVQDLKLYTVAL
- a CDS encoding YncE family protein; translation: MKVVLACLLATLFTTIGAPNASTLVVGNKYEGTVSFIDLENGQEIKRSETGGAPHEMILSPDKSKAVVVSYLEDGYVGEELNVFDVATGRRVSVIKISPHMGPHGIAWLSDSNNVIVTTEETNDVIKVDVSSGKVIGSVSTDQIGSHLLALSPDSKTAYVTSRGSDTFSVIDTESMNLKTTLPAGEGPEAVWVSPDGKELWIGNNQSENIFIYDTDTLKKKETLDVGYLPIRIRFNPDGKLVAVADLQGHRILIYDAATRKEIKEIDVGAVGAREPASLLFSPDGKFLFAGSQRDGKVVEIDTENWSVGRVFRAGQGADGLEWSPVKTKLE
- a CDS encoding SDR family oxidoreductase; protein product: MKHAFVTGGSGFLGANLVEQLIKDGWRVTAMHRQTSKTEMLRSMGAELVEASLDDPDSLHAAIPQNVDAVFHMAANTNMWRGGNAQQWKDNVEGAANIARVAREKHVGRMVVTSSISAYGYHQDRITEESEKLADDPRHHYLYTKKREEIAVRNEIEQGLNAVFLNPCAIVGKYDTSSWAQTFFLIDKNQLPGIPPGWGSFCHAGAVARAHITAVEKGRCGENYILAGTDASFLEFFGKISELLHKPVPKRTTPAFVIQSIAWFSDLWSRVSGNEPIITPEKATLVTRRVVASSAKAERELGYQSQVALDTMLCECRDWLVQQNLLESK